The Pedobacter roseus genome contains a region encoding:
- a CDS encoding LytR/AlgR family response regulator transcription factor produces the protein MKQLNCIIIDDEPYAHNILKDYVNKVPFLSLVGVFTNPIEALVEIKSNNIDLLFLDINMPELSGIDLIKMLPQGIEVIITSAYSEFAVAGFENNVLDYLLKPYSFDRFLNATQKVLDKLMLHSLKKDQENKHNVAKTDAFYLKTDRGKIVRINFEDIVYIEGLKNYCSVFTDTQRHVSLVSMKSLADGLPEGEFIRTHKSYIIAIKKIKSIDGNMILFDNITEKVPIGVTYRDSFFYMLNKTLYK, from the coding sequence ATGAAACAACTTAACTGCATCATTATTGATGATGAGCCCTATGCGCACAACATTTTAAAAGATTATGTAAATAAGGTTCCATTCCTCAGTTTGGTGGGTGTATTTACCAACCCGATAGAGGCTTTGGTTGAGATTAAAAGCAATAATATCGACCTGCTTTTTTTAGACATCAATATGCCCGAATTATCGGGTATCGATCTGATCAAGATGCTGCCACAGGGTATTGAGGTAATTATTACCTCTGCTTACAGTGAGTTTGCCGTAGCTGGTTTCGAAAACAATGTTCTGGATTATTTGCTTAAGCCCTATTCTTTCGACCGTTTCTTAAATGCCACCCAAAAAGTACTCGATAAACTGATGCTTCATTCCTTAAAAAAGGATCAGGAAAATAAACATAACGTAGCTAAAACCGATGCATTTTATCTAAAAACAGACCGGGGCAAAATTGTAAGGATAAATTTTGAAGATATCGTGTATATCGAGGGGCTAAAAAATTATTGCTCTGTTTTTACTGACACGCAGCGCCATGTATCGTTGGTAAGTATGAAATCACTTGCAGATGGTCTGCCGGAGGGTGAGTTTATCAGGACCCATAAATCGTACATTATTGCGATTAAAAAGATTAAATCCATTGATGGCAACATGATCTTATTCGATAACATTACAGAAAAGGTGCCCATTGGAGTAACCTATCGGGATAGCTTTTTTTATATGTTGAATAAAACGCTTTATAAATAA
- a CDS encoding sensor histidine kinase, giving the protein MHILLWMAYILYEILISYFAGLDLRPIYTLLSFVINAAVFYGAWLGFTFIKQRVTSITLRIISVVFGTVLILVVSSALKILIETAAYHKDIALYLTRYQITALIMRSLYFYVIGIGFSFAHLAAKRDREVYQYNLEKLELIQEQDRLKRNAIQAELNLVKSQINPHFVFNTLGFLHAKTYKALPDVAKSILMLSNVMRHALTGSEDGYSTLESELSYIHDFIKIHDERNESLNIQYDLEKNTGNSKVISLILITLVENIFKHGVIKDPLKEAILKIGVKANDLHFYSFNYKNNNKKVHSNKIGIQYVKQRLNEVFPGNHNLSITETEETYECKLTFPLKRYETT; this is encoded by the coding sequence ATGCACATCCTATTATGGATGGCCTATATCCTGTATGAAATACTGATCAGTTATTTTGCCGGGCTGGATCTCCGGCCTATTTACACGTTGTTGTCTTTTGTGATAAATGCTGCTGTGTTTTACGGTGCCTGGTTGGGCTTTACCTTTATTAAGCAGCGGGTTACCTCAATAACACTCAGGATAATTAGTGTTGTATTTGGTACAGTATTGATTCTTGTCGTTTCTTCAGCATTAAAGATTTTAATCGAAACTGCAGCTTACCATAAAGACATTGCGCTTTATTTAACCCGTTACCAGATTACTGCCCTGATAATGCGTTCACTTTATTTTTATGTTATTGGCATTGGATTTAGTTTTGCCCACCTGGCCGCTAAAAGAGATAGGGAAGTTTACCAATACAACCTCGAAAAGCTTGAGCTGATACAAGAACAGGATCGTTTAAAAAGGAATGCCATACAAGCTGAACTTAATTTGGTTAAATCGCAGATAAACCCTCATTTTGTATTTAATACACTTGGCTTTTTACATGCCAAAACATATAAAGCACTTCCCGATGTGGCAAAATCGATACTCATGTTATCAAATGTAATGCGCCATGCTTTAACAGGCAGTGAAGATGGTTACAGTACCCTGGAAAGTGAACTGAGTTACATCCATGATTTTATTAAAATACATGATGAAAGAAATGAGTCACTTAACATACAATACGATCTGGAGAAAAACACTGGTAACAGTAAGGTAATTTCGCTCATTCTCATTACGTTGGTAGAGAATATTTTTAAACATGGTGTAATTAAAGATCCGTTAAAGGAAGCCATTCTAAAAATCGGGGTAAAAGCAAATGATCTTCATTTTTACTCTTTTAATTATAAAAACAACAACAAAAAAGTGCACTCCAATAAAATAGGTATCCAATATGTAAAGCAAAGGCTAAACGAGGTATTTCCGGGTAACCACAACCTCAGCATTACCGAAACAGAAGAAACCTATGAATGTAAATTAACCTTTCCCCTAAAACGATATGAAACAACTTAA
- a CDS encoding class I lanthipeptide, translating to MKKQPKIKLSLAKETIAKLNEEQMELIAGGYAASSESTTIIITEELSNSDGKKDSCNPTILKSKTCPATGSCACSCE from the coding sequence ATGAAAAAACAGCCTAAAATCAAACTTTCCTTAGCTAAAGAAACCATTGCTAAACTGAATGAGGAGCAAATGGAACTTATTGCCGGTGGATACGCTGCGAGCAGTGAAAGTACCACCATTATAATTACTGAGGAATTAAGCAATTCGGACGGTAAAAAAGACAGTTGCAATCCAACAATATTGAAATCAAAAACCTGTCCGGCAACTGGCTCATGTGCCTGTAGCTGCGAATAA
- a CDS encoding class I lanthipeptide has translation MKKSIKIKLSLAKETIAKLNDEQMELIAGGQGLNIESAVTVKTELEALGDVGNCGPQTFQVSKTCPATSSCLCVCE, from the coding sequence ATGAAAAAATCAATCAAAATCAAGCTTTCCTTAGCAAAAGAAACCATCGCCAAGTTAAACGATGAACAGATGGAGCTTATAGCCGGTGGACAGGGGCTAAATATCGAATCGGCTGTCACGGTAAAGACCGAGCTAGAAGCGCTGGGAGATGTAGGCAACTGTGGCCCGCAAACTTTTCAGGTTTCAAAAACATGTCCGGCTACAAGCTCTTGCTTGTGTGTGTGCGAATAA
- a CDS encoding class I lanthipeptide, producing the protein MKKQLKTKLSLNKETVARLNDEQMELVAGGQAIGADATIVIGLDLANGAGEEDTCGKKSVVNSKTCPASATCNCPGC; encoded by the coding sequence ATGAAAAAACAATTAAAAACTAAGCTTTCGCTCAACAAAGAAACAGTGGCAAGACTAAACGATGAGCAAATGGAACTGGTAGCCGGAGGACAGGCAATAGGAGCCGATGCGACTATTGTAATTGGGCTCGACCTTGCAAATGGTGCCGGAGAAGAAGATACCTGTGGTAAAAAGTCTGTTGTTAATTCCAAAACTTGTCCGGCATCCGCAACCTGTAACTGCCCTGGCTGCTAA
- a CDS encoding class I lanthipeptide, with protein sequence MKKQLKTKLALNKETVAKLNEEQMELVAGGQAAADGSTFVVGISLEAEAADGGSCGQKSIIASKTCPVTSTCDCHCS encoded by the coding sequence ATGAAAAAACAACTCAAAACCAAACTTGCGCTTAACAAAGAAACAGTAGCAAAGCTTAACGAAGAGCAAATGGAACTGGTAGCCGGTGGCCAGGCTGCCGCAGATGGTTCTACGTTTGTGGTTGGCATTAGCTTAGAAGCTGAAGCTGCCGATGGTGGCAGCTGTGGTCAGAAATCGATCATTGCTTCTAAAACCTGTCCGGTAACTAGTACCTGCGATTGTCATTGTAGTTAA